A genomic window from Chlorobium phaeobacteroides DSM 266 includes:
- a CDS encoding group II intron maturase-specific domain-containing protein: protein MELAELSVQFNPILRGWKNYYTRFYG, encoded by the coding sequence GTGGAACTTGCTGAATTATCAGTACAGTTCAACCCGATATTGAGAGGATGGAAGAACTACTACACGCGATTTTACGGTTAA
- a CDS encoding DUF2442 domain-containing protein, with product MKNMTSIENKRFEIREPIRSFLLTVKKYFSYDACALYLISLPDSMHKNEKEEEFKKRFIDGIIIFEYSEKNGENISANKKGRIKFTGIKGRDDKRNSSRKYRFIVEGKEIVVEKDNVIMFTDETRDDKITKELVEITFAEEKGEKQSPTTIYKAIVCDANDTPYKVLKFIGVEDSYGDKKEKKQHWSYDYETRPNKYIVFDKIDEIVGKEVLYIKGEGITAMVARRNFCVRMVENQIYDKNSDGSKNENSIGAKVRGKNDDTERGIHIKCKELIAIPIYDDISNEIKGVVRLDNYIDLKEGRNKVYDDIRELMSRVPDTIEIKGKEDLLRVINELCLQVIGVSLGITDIGSYDQLFQGKKMIDAVINIGNKVNLEIKGNKKIYDLTKHLFFVFQRHTYIGYEEIMIRTMLYIKDVFKSVDMEKYYDLTEKKLIDFMDHEKLMLYSTEKYRDHFMHQFHVFVMGYIFINAIGIDEIKKRINKRLQNVEEYQEIEIDDEGVLRIWVLIALFHDIAYIFQQYDKTMQKFISDNLLVDIPVHIDWGSILSSKKNKASYIDTITELTRFFVSQDENKLTNKTELLKNYIQAIEDNQDHGVLSAILLINLYMKTIEGNYIGDHGSTSKRIVEIYLAALAISMHNSCTYKTLKEDTNIGYICFESFPLEFLLMYCDTAQEWGRKKEVDKVFYDAPVLESITVDIPNGKEINKEPGIISNNEHDKGKNKITQIICKLKYEGLNHPNEEKLNSFFLEKLSKFRSNKISFGVQYAYKTSIKRKTKFYFSCTDDNDRFNQIKIDSAKYLSDYTIRIKFSDGIERVVDFKPFLSKSLNPLIKKYLDESKFSNFSLTDGNLNWNDHNFIFQITDLYKGEIDA from the coding sequence ATGAAAAACATGACTTCTATTGAGAACAAAAGGTTTGAAATTAGGGAGCCTATAAGATCATTTTTATTAACTGTAAAAAAATATTTTAGTTATGATGCTTGTGCATTATACTTGATTTCACTTCCAGACTCAATGCATAAAAATGAAAAAGAAGAGGAGTTTAAGAAAAGATTTATAGACGGAATAATAATATTTGAATATTCTGAGAAAAACGGTGAAAATATTTCTGCTAATAAAAAGGGGCGAATTAAATTTACTGGTATAAAAGGGCGAGATGATAAAAGAAATAGCAGTCGGAAATATAGGTTTATTGTTGAAGGTAAAGAAATAGTCGTTGAGAAAGATAATGTCATCATGTTTACTGATGAAACAAGAGATGATAAAATTACTAAGGAATTAGTGGAGATTACTTTTGCTGAAGAAAAGGGAGAAAAACAATCTCCGACAACTATTTATAAGGCAATAGTGTGTGATGCAAATGATACCCCTTATAAAGTTTTGAAGTTTATAGGTGTAGAAGATTCTTATGGTGATAAAAAAGAAAAAAAACAACATTGGTCATATGATTATGAAACTAGACCAAATAAATATATAGTTTTTGATAAAATAGATGAAATAGTTGGTAAAGAAGTCCTGTATATAAAAGGAGAGGGTATAACTGCTATGGTTGCAAGACGCAACTTTTGTGTGAGGATGGTAGAAAATCAAATATATGATAAAAATAGTGATGGTAGTAAGAATGAAAATAGTATAGGAGCAAAGGTCCGTGGAAAAAATGATGATACAGAGAGAGGTATACATATCAAATGTAAAGAGCTTATTGCGATTCCAATTTATGATGATATATCTAATGAAATAAAAGGTGTTGTAAGACTTGATAATTATATTGATTTAAAAGAAGGACGAAATAAAGTATATGATGATATACGTGAATTGATGAGCAGAGTGCCGGATACTATTGAAATAAAAGGAAAAGAAGATTTGTTGAGAGTTATTAATGAATTGTGTTTGCAGGTTATTGGGGTGAGTCTTGGAATTACAGATATAGGTTCATATGATCAATTATTTCAAGGGAAAAAAATGATTGATGCTGTGATAAATATTGGCAATAAAGTTAATTTAGAAATAAAGGGTAATAAAAAGATTTATGATTTGACAAAACATTTATTTTTTGTTTTTCAACGACATACATACATAGGTTATGAGGAGATAATGATAAGGACAATGCTTTATATTAAGGATGTTTTTAAATCTGTTGATATGGAGAAGTATTATGACCTTACCGAAAAAAAATTAATTGATTTTATGGATCATGAAAAGTTAATGCTATATAGTACAGAAAAATATAGAGATCATTTTATGCATCAATTTCATGTTTTTGTTATGGGGTATATATTTATTAATGCTATTGGTATAGATGAAATAAAGAAGAGAATTAATAAAAGACTTCAAAATGTTGAAGAATACCAAGAAATAGAAATTGATGATGAGGGGGTACTGAGAATATGGGTTTTAATTGCTCTATTTCATGATATTGCATATATATTTCAGCAATATGATAAAACAATGCAAAAATTTATATCAGATAATTTACTTGTTGATATTCCAGTTCATATAGATTGGGGAAGCATCTTGTCTAGTAAGAAAAATAAGGCAAGCTATATTGATACAATAACAGAATTGACAAGATTTTTTGTTTCTCAAGATGAAAATAAACTGACAAATAAAACAGAGTTACTGAAAAATTACATTCAAGCTATAGAGGATAATCAAGACCATGGAGTGCTAAGCGCAATATTATTAATAAATCTTTATATGAAAACTATAGAGGGTAACTATATTGGTGATCATGGTTCTACGAGTAAAAGAATTGTAGAGATATATCTTGCTGCATTGGCAATATCTATGCATAATTCATGCACTTATAAAACGCTAAAAGAGGATACTAATATTGGTTACATTTGTTTTGAGTCGTTTCCTCTGGAGTTTTTGTTAATGTATTGTGATACGGCGCAAGAATGGGGTAGAAAAAAAGAAGTAGATAAAGTTTTTTACGATGCTCCGGTATTAGAGTCTATAACTGTGGATATTCCAAATGGAAAAGAAATAAACAAAGAGCCAGGCATTATTAGCAATAATGAGCATGATAAAGGTAAAAATAAAATAACTCAAATTATATGTAAATTAAAGTACGAAGGTTTAAATCACCCAAATGAAGAAAAGTTAAATAGTTTTTTTCTTGAAAAATTATCTAAGTTTCGTTCAAATAAGATAAGCTTTGGTGTGCAATATGCTTATAAGACAAGCATAAAAAGAAAGACAAAATTTTATTTCTCCTGCACTGATGATAATGATAGATTTAATCAGATAAAAATTGATTCTGCGAAATATCTGTCCGATTATACAATTAGGATAAAATTTAGCGATGGAATTGAAAGAGTTGTTGATTTCAAACCTTTTTTATCAAAGTCGCTTAATCCATTGATTAAGAAATATTTGGACGAAAGTAAATTCTCCAACTTTTCGTTGACTGACGGAAATTTGAACTGGAATGATCACAATTTTATTTTTCAAATTACTGACTTGTATAAAGGAGAGATCGATGCATAA
- a CDS encoding tyrosine-type recombinase/integrase, protein MPKTKKPATLHWLLHSYATHLLEAGTDQQYIQELLGHKSSKTTETYTHACEQSLLKISSPFDNL, encoded by the coding sequence ATGCCAAAAACAAAAAAACCAGCAACGCTTCATTGGTTACTGCACTCTTATGCAACTCATTTACTGGAAGCAGGAACTGATCAACAATACATACAAGAGCTATTAGGGCATAAGAGCAGTAAGACGACGGAAACCTATACCCATGCATGCGAACAGAGTTTACTAAAAATTTCCAGCCCCTTTGATAATTTGTAA
- a CDS encoding formylglycine-generating enzyme family protein, protein MALKPHTRGDRLDENNCRHRNNRGADSVAPVYAYPEGVSGYGTWNQSGNVMEWCSVWHEETDSGNTSSDEEALRQERGGCWRYPDKFAFRCSQRSFVVSKAVNDFRGFRLVLPVLAGV, encoded by the coding sequence ATGGCCTTGAAGCCGCACACGAGGGGAGACCGGTTGGACGAAAACAACTGCCGGCATCGGAACAACCGGGGAGCGGACTCGGTCGCCCCGGTCTACGCTTATCCCGAAGGGGTTTCGGGTTACGGCACCTGGAACCAGAGCGGCAACGTCATGGAGTGGTGTTCCGTCTGGCACGAGGAGACGGATTCGGGTAACACGTCATCCGATGAAGAAGCTCTCCGCCAGGAACGGGGCGGCTGCTGGCGTTACCCCGACAAGTTCGCTTTCCGCTGTTCGCAGCGCTCGTTCGTGGTTTCCAAAGCGGTCAACGATTTCCGGGGTTTTCGGCTTGTGTTGCCCGTGCTGGCGGGAGTGTGA
- a CDS encoding SUMF1/EgtB/PvdO family nonheme iron enzyme: protein MKNQTMCAGSFKKWSRASNSYVTFRKIATEWNFFPATLRAMALKPNTCRDRWDENNCRHRNNRGADSVAPVYAYPEGVSGYGTWNQSGNVMEWCSVWHEETDSANTASGEESLRQERGGCWRYPDKFAFRCSQRSFVVSKAVNDFRGFRLVLPVQAGE from the coding sequence GTGAAAAACCAAACGATGTGTGCTGGCAGCTTTAAAAAATGGAGCCGGGCATCGAACAGTTATGTAACGTTCCGGAAGATAGCGACAGAGTGGAATTTCTTCCCCGCTACGTTACGGGCCATGGCATTGAAGCCGAACACGTGTAGAGACCGGTGGGACGAAAACAACTGTCGGCACCGGAACAACCGGGGTGCTGACTCGGTCGCACCGGTCTACGCCTATCCCGAAGGCGTTTCGGGCTATGGAACCTGGAACCAGAGCGGCAACGTCATGGAGTGGTGTTCCGTATGGCACGAAGAAACCGATTCCGCAAACACCGCATCCGGTGAAGAGTCCCTCCGCCAGGAGCGTGGCGGCTGCTGGCGCTATCCCGACAAGTTCGCCTTCCGCTGTTCGCAGCGCTCGTTCGTGGTTTCCAAAGCAGTCAACGATTTCCGGGGATTCCGGCTGGTGTTGCCGGTGCAGGCTGGGGAGTGA
- a CDS encoding transposase, translated as MPRGARLDTPGTLHHVMVRGIEQGSIVRDDSDRVEFLRRMGLLAKTSGTSIYAFALMTNHAHILLKSGSIGLSLYMRRLLSGYAQYFNRRHKRVGHLFQNRYKSVICEEEAYFDKLVAYIHLNPLRAGLVASLRELALYPWSGHAAIMKKVCCDWVEREYVLHCFGSREGAAREAYLAFLEEEMGIDREKEFSGGGLLRSHGGWEQVQSMRKKGTKVLSDERILGSDAFVRDVLKEAEERMALPLSADERSMLINEDIEQECRKAGITEAFLRSGSRSGMLASIRKGLALKFVYDYGLSMAETGRRLGVTTNAVGYMVRNR; from the coding sequence ATGCCACGAGGAGCGAGACTTGACACACCTGGAACGCTGCATCATGTAATGGTGCGGGGAATTGAACAGGGTAGTATCGTACGCGACGATAGCGACAGAGTGGAATTTCTTCGCCGTATGGGTTTGCTGGCGAAAACATCGGGGACAAGCATCTACGCATTTGCTCTGATGACGAACCATGCACATATCCTGCTCAAAAGCGGATCCATCGGATTGTCTCTCTACATGCGCAGGCTGTTGTCGGGATATGCGCAATATTTCAACAGACGCCATAAACGCGTAGGCCATCTATTTCAGAACCGGTACAAATCGGTTATCTGCGAAGAAGAGGCATACTTCGACAAGCTGGTGGCATACATCCATCTCAATCCGTTGCGGGCTGGACTTGTTGCCTCATTGCGAGAGCTGGCATTGTATCCCTGGAGCGGTCATGCTGCAATCATGAAAAAGGTATGCTGCGACTGGGTGGAGAGGGAATATGTGCTGCACTGTTTCGGAAGCAGGGAAGGAGCGGCAAGAGAAGCGTATCTGGCGTTTCTTGAAGAAGAAATGGGTATCGATCGAGAAAAGGAATTTTCCGGAGGCGGATTGCTTCGCTCGCATGGCGGGTGGGAGCAGGTACAATCCATGCGTAAAAAAGGTACCAAAGTGCTCAGCGACGAGCGGATTCTCGGTAGTGATGCGTTTGTTCGGGACGTGTTGAAAGAAGCGGAAGAGCGCATGGCGCTGCCGTTATCGGCAGACGAACGTTCGATGTTGATTAACGAGGATATTGAACAGGAATGCCGTAAAGCGGGTATAACGGAGGCATTTCTGCGATCCGGAAGCAGGAGCGGGATGTTGGCGTCGATAAGAAAAGGGCTTGCGCTGAAGTTTGTCTATGATTATGGTTTATCGATGGCCGAAACCGGAAGGCGGTTGGGAGTGACGACGAATGCGGTGGGTTATATGGTGAGAAACAGGTGA
- a CDS encoding transposase, translated as MPRGARLDTPGTLHHVMVRGIEQGSIVRDDSDRVEFLRRMGLLAKTSGTSIYAFALMTNHAHILLKSGSIGLSLYMRRLLSGYAQYFNRRHKRVGHLFQNRYKSVICEEEAYFDKLVAYIHLNPLRAGLVASLRELALYPWSGHAAIMKKVCCDWVEREYVLHCFGSREGAAREAYLAFLEEEMGIDREKEFSGGGLLRSHGGWEQVQSMRKKGTKVLSDERILGSDAFVRDVLKEAEERMALPLSADERSMLINEDIEQECRKAGITEAFLRSGSRSGMLASIRKGLALKFVYDYGLSMAETGRRLGVTTNAVGYMVRNR; from the coding sequence ATGCCACGAGGAGCGAGACTTGACACACCGGGAACGCTGCATCATGTAATGGTGCGGGGAATTGAACAGGGTAGTATCGTACGCGACGATAGCGACAGAGTGGAATTTCTTCGCCGTATGGGTTTGCTGGCGAAAACATCGGGGACAAGCATCTACGCATTTGCTCTGATGACGAACCATGCACATATCCTGCTCAAAAGCGGATCCATCGGATTGTCTCTCTACATGCGCAGGCTGTTGTCGGGATATGCGCAATATTTCAACAGACGACATAAACGCGTAGGCCATCTATTTCAGAACCGGTACAAATCGGTTATCTGCGAAGAAGAGGCATACTTCGACAAGCTGGTGGCATACATCCATCTCAATCCGTTGCGGGCTGGACTTGTTGCCTCATTGCGAGAGCTGGCATTGTATCCCTGGAGCGGTCATGCTGCAATCATGAAAAAGGTATGCTGCGACTGGGTGGAGAGGGAATATGTGCTGCACTGTTTCGGAAGCAGGGAAGGAGCGGCAAGAGAAGCGTATCTGGCGTTTCTTGAAGAAGAAATGGGTATCGATCGAGAAAAGGAATTTTCCGGAGGCGGATTGCTTCGCTCGCATGGCGGGTGGGAGCAGGTACAATCCATGCGTAAAAAAGGTACCAAAGTGCTCAGCGACGAGCGGATTCTCGGTAGTGATGCGTTTGTTCGGGACGTGTTGAAAGAAGCGGAAGAGCGCATGGCGCTGCCGTTATCGGCAGACGAACGTTCGATGTTGATTAACGAGGATATTGAACAGGAATGCCGTAAAGCGGGTATAACGGAGGCATTTCTGCGATCCGGAAGCAGGAGCGGGATGTTGGCGTCGATAAGAAAAGGGCTTGCGCTGAAGTTTGTCTATGATTATGGTTTATCGATGGCCGAAACCGGAAGGCGGTTGGGAGTGACGACGAATGCGGTGGGTTATATGGTGAGAAACAGGTGA
- the istA gene encoding IS21 family transposase — protein sequence MANKALTMLQVRRILKLLMEECSQREIHRSTGIHRVTIKSYLHRFTSSGKPFSELYALSDYDLSVLVHPPRSTKTSDERYADLQPQLQRFSDELNKTNSHVTKQVLWEEYLQDRPTGYQYSQFCYHVDQYIKQHAVTMPQQHEPGYRLQIDFAGDPLWIIDPLTRERIKCPVLVCTLPCSSFFYVEPLSSCRQEHLIPALNRALAYFGGVPKNILSDNMKQVVTTASRYEPVFNDLMEQWALHYQTNMQATRAVRPKDKPSVEGSVHHAYQQIYARLRNEEFTSLSALTYRVRHLLDTANDRLMTDYGKSRRQRFIELEQEFLQPLPLTDFVYKRETTAKVKKNYHVILGEDRCQYSVPHEHIGKIVKLIYDESVVEVFLDFQRIALHQRIVGRRGIYRTVEEHMPESHRRYHQQQGWTEEDFTSKAAAVGPCTEEAVLRLLSSKAFAQQSFDACLGILRLQKKYGTTRLEAACSVALQVPRLNYRLVNNILENNRDKVSVAAGEQRASLLPLHDNIRGKEVYN from the coding sequence ATGGCAAACAAGGCCTTGACTATGTTACAAGTTCGACGTATTCTCAAACTCTTGATGGAGGAGTGTTCCCAACGGGAAATCCATCGCAGTACAGGTATTCACCGCGTCACCATCAAAAGCTATCTGCACCGGTTTACGAGCAGCGGAAAACCGTTTTCAGAGCTGTATGCGCTCTCTGATTACGATCTTTCTGTTCTGGTTCACCCACCCCGTTCCACCAAAACCTCTGATGAACGGTATGCAGATCTCCAGCCCCAACTGCAACGTTTTTCTGATGAGCTGAACAAGACGAACTCTCATGTTACCAAGCAGGTGTTATGGGAAGAGTATCTTCAGGATCGACCTACCGGGTATCAATATTCCCAGTTTTGCTATCACGTGGATCAGTACATAAAACAGCATGCCGTCACGATGCCGCAGCAGCATGAGCCGGGCTACCGACTGCAGATCGACTTTGCTGGTGATCCGCTCTGGATTATCGACCCGCTTACCAGAGAACGCATCAAGTGCCCGGTTCTGGTCTGCACGTTGCCTTGCAGCAGCTTTTTTTACGTTGAACCGCTCTCATCTTGCAGGCAGGAGCACCTGATTCCTGCACTCAATCGGGCGCTTGCCTATTTTGGCGGTGTTCCCAAAAACATTCTGAGCGACAACATGAAACAGGTCGTGACAACAGCATCACGCTATGAGCCTGTTTTCAATGATCTTATGGAACAATGGGCCTTGCACTATCAGACCAACATGCAGGCAACCAGAGCCGTCAGGCCCAAGGATAAGCCATCTGTTGAAGGCTCGGTGCACCATGCTTATCAGCAGATTTACGCAAGGTTGCGCAATGAGGAGTTCACCAGTCTGAGTGCGTTGACGTATCGGGTTCGGCATCTGCTTGATACGGCCAATGATCGGCTGATGACCGATTATGGCAAGAGTCGCAGACAGCGGTTTATAGAACTTGAGCAAGAGTTTTTACAGCCACTGCCGCTGACTGATTTTGTGTACAAGCGTGAAACAACTGCCAAAGTCAAGAAAAATTATCATGTCATTCTGGGCGAAGACCGCTGCCAGTACAGTGTTCCGCATGAGCATATCGGCAAAATCGTCAAGCTGATCTATGATGAATCGGTGGTTGAGGTATTTCTTGATTTCCAGCGTATCGCCTTGCATCAGCGCATCGTCGGACGCCGGGGCATCTACAGAACTGTCGAGGAACATATGCCGGAATCACATCGCCGGTACCATCAGCAACAAGGGTGGACTGAGGAGGACTTTACCAGCAAAGCTGCCGCTGTCGGGCCCTGTACCGAGGAAGCTGTTTTGCGGCTTCTGAGTTCAAAAGCTTTTGCACAACAGAGCTTTGATGCCTGCCTGGGCATTCTCCGGCTCCAGAAAAAGTATGGAACAACAAGACTCGAAGCGGCTTGCAGTGTAGCCCTGCAAGTCCCACGCCTCAACTATCGACTCGTCAACAACATTCTGGAAAACAACAGGGACAAGGTCTCTGTTGCAGCAGGAGAACAGCGTGCATCACTGCTTCCGTTGCATGACAATATTCGCGGTAAAGAAGTCTACAATTAA
- a CDS encoding transposase: MPRGARLDTPGTLHHVMVRGIEQGSIVRDDSDRVEFLRRMGLLAKTSGTSIYAFALMTNHAHILLKSGSIGLSLYMRRLLSGYAQYFNRRHKRVGHLFQNRYKSVICEEEAYFDKLVAYIHLNPLRAGLVASLRELALYPWSGHAAIMKKVCCDWVEREYVLHCFGSREGAAREAYLAFLEEEMGIDREKEFSGGGLLRSHGGWEPVQSMRKKGTEVLSDERILGSDAFVRDVLKEAEERMALPLSADERSMLINEDIEQECRKAGITEAFLRSGSRSGMLASIRKGLALKFVYDYGLSMAETGRRLGVTTNAVGYMVRNR; the protein is encoded by the coding sequence ATGCCACGAGGAGCGAGACTTGACACACCTGGAACGCTGCATCATGTAATGGTGCGGGGAATTGAACAGGGTAGTATCGTTCGCGACGATAGCGACAGAGTGGAATTTCTTCGCCGTATGGGTTTGCTGGCGAAAACATCGGGGACAAGCATCTACGCATTTGCTCTGATGACGAACCATGCACATATCCTGCTCAAAAGCGGATCCATCGGATTGTCTCTCTACATGCGCAGGCTGTTGTCGGGATATGCGCAATATTTCAACAGACGACATAAACGCGTAGGCCATCTCTTTCAGAACCGGTACAAATCGGTTATCTGCGAAGAAGAGGCATACTTCGACAAGCTGGTGGCTTACATCCATCTCAATCCGTTGCGGGCTGGACTTGTTGCCTCATTGCGAGAGCTGGCATTGTATCCCTGGAGCGGTCATGCTGCAATCATGAAAAAGGTATGCTGCGACTGGGTGGAGAGGGAATATGTGCTGCACTGTTTCGGAAGCAGGGAAGGAGCGGCAAGAGAAGCGTATCTGGCGTTTCTTGAAGAAGAAATGGGTATCGATCGTGAAAAGGAATTTTCCGGAGGCGGATTGCTTCGCTCGCATGGCGGGTGGGAGCCGGTACAATCCATGCGTAAAAAAGGTACCGAAGTGCTCAGCGACGAGCGGATTCTCGGTAGTGATGCGTTTGTTCGGGACGTGTTGAAAGAAGCGGAAGAGCGCATGGCGCTGCCGTTATCGGCAGACGAACGTTCGATGTTGATTAACGAGGATATTGAACAGGAATGCCGTAAAGCGGGTATAACGGAGGCATTTCTGCGATCCGGAAGCAGGAGCGGGATGTTGGCGTCGATAAGAAAAGGGCTTGCGCTGAAGTTTGTCTATGATTATGGTTTATCGATGGCCGAAACCGGAAGGCGGTTGGGAGTGACGACGAATGCGGTGGGTTATATGGTGAGAAACAGGTGA
- a CDS encoding surface-adhesin E family protein, giving the protein MKYLKIACSIFVILACNVQAFAAAWDYVNEAKNYQYYIDVSSVKSEDGIISAWMKEVLKKKAKPYIVSGQTVHESKFKIQALESSDKIRVVDTVYYNSRGEVIRRLDAQYSEFVEPVPETIGEFWLLTLYVCKVMHSDSSKNQILGAPEEHATPLPNDKQRR; this is encoded by the coding sequence ATGAAATACCTGAAAATTGCTTGTTCTATATTTGTAATTCTTGCATGTAACGTTCAGGCTTTTGCTGCAGCATGGGATTATGTTAATGAAGCGAAAAATTACCAATACTATATAGATGTTTCCTCTGTCAAGAGCGAAGACGGTATTATAAGCGCATGGATGAAGGAAGTGCTAAAGAAAAAAGCAAAACCCTATATAGTATCAGGTCAAACGGTACATGAATCCAAGTTCAAAATTCAAGCTCTGGAAAGCTCAGACAAAATTAGAGTCGTAGATACAGTTTACTATAATAGTCGTGGAGAAGTTATTAGGCGGCTGGACGCACAATATTCTGAATTTGTAGAGCCGGTTCCCGAAACAATAGGGGAATTCTGGCTACTTACTCTTTACGTGTGTAAAGTAATGCATTCAGATTCATCTAAAAATCAGATCCTTGGGGCTCCAGAAGAACATGCTACGCCGTTGCCGAACGATAAGCAGAGAAGATGA
- the istB gene encoding IS21-like element helper ATPase IstB, whose product MNTQLTLDQLRSMNLYGMANAYEAAMTLPVHEQPAADMLLGKLVDAEQLFRKEQSTKRYLLQSKIRYPAILEQVHCNAARNLTRDQLLSLSDCSFIRRGENILITGATGCGKSYLACALGRQACSLGYRTLYFGMNRFLERIAQTKLDGTFVRVLNQIERTHLIILDDFGLQPLDATTRIALLQILEDRYGKQAIMITSQLPVAQWHDVIGEPTIADGIMDRLVGNAHRLELKGESLRRKKLDKNV is encoded by the coding sequence ATGAATACCCAGCTTACCCTTGACCAGCTTCGCTCTATGAACCTTTATGGTATGGCAAATGCCTATGAAGCCGCCATGACATTACCGGTTCACGAACAGCCGGCAGCCGATATGCTGCTTGGCAAACTGGTTGATGCCGAACAGCTTTTTCGAAAAGAACAGAGCACAAAACGATACCTGCTGCAAAGCAAAATCCGGTATCCAGCCATCCTCGAACAGGTGCACTGCAACGCCGCCAGAAACCTGACACGGGATCAACTTCTCAGCCTGTCCGACTGTAGTTTTATCCGGCGAGGAGAAAATATTCTTATTACCGGAGCCACCGGATGCGGCAAAAGCTACCTTGCCTGCGCATTGGGCCGGCAGGCCTGTTCACTCGGCTATCGCACCCTGTATTTCGGCATGAACCGATTTCTTGAACGCATTGCCCAGACAAAACTCGACGGAACCTTTGTACGGGTGCTTAACCAGATTGAACGAACACATCTGATTATTCTTGATGATTTCGGCCTCCAACCTCTCGACGCAACGACACGTATTGCTCTGCTGCAAATCCTTGAAGATCGGTATGGAAAACAAGCGATTATGATCACTTCTCAGCTTCCGGTTGCCCAGTGGCATGACGTAATTGGGGAGCCGACAATTGCCGACGGAATCATGGATCGGCTGGTCGGAAATGCTCACCGGCTTGAGCTGAAAGGTGAATCATTAAGAAGGAAGAAACTGGATAAAAATGTGTAA
- a CDS encoding uracil-DNA glycosylase, whose protein sequence is MLFQYKPKSLQVPAACKERAGMLSLPHMLPLRDLVESLRNEMGPEYGIPHFDPLDGGINAQVLFLLEAPGPKAVASGFVSRDNPDETAKNFFELNIAAGLDRAATVCWNIVPWYIGTGTKIRAAHHDDIRQAREGLERLLALLPRIRVVALVGKKAASIESEILLMLPGVKVFTTPHPSPQFINRLPENRTILFYALTCISDELKELGSSVFEPDRQTYQKLQKHSVCQPSINVNMTNHNMSEGVRKSWEDPSVRERRQQRHGVSVLRNGTPIGEFSSLYQAFKDLGLPVEKHIPFRNKLKLAGSLAYNDGKDIYAFSLIPPFKPA, encoded by the coding sequence ATGCTATTTCAATACAAACCAAAGTCCCTGCAAGTGCCGGCAGCATGCAAAGAAAGAGCTGGCATGCTTTCCTTGCCGCACATGTTGCCTCTGCGCGATTTAGTTGAATCGCTTCGGAATGAAATGGGGCCTGAATACGGGATTCCACACTTCGATCCGCTTGATGGAGGAATTAATGCACAGGTTCTTTTCCTGCTGGAAGCCCCTGGGCCGAAAGCCGTCGCGTCTGGCTTTGTGTCACGGGATAACCCGGATGAAACCGCCAAGAATTTTTTTGAGCTGAATATAGCTGCTGGTCTCGATCGGGCTGCTACTGTCTGCTGGAATATCGTCCCATGGTATATCGGCACGGGCACAAAAATTCGGGCGGCACATCATGATGATATCCGTCAGGCTCGTGAAGGCTTGGAAAGGTTGCTCGCCCTGCTTCCCAGAATTCGAGTTGTCGCTCTTGTCGGCAAGAAAGCGGCAAGCATTGAATCAGAAATACTTCTGATGCTTCCCGGCGTGAAAGTATTCACGACTCCCCACCCAAGCCCACAGTTTATCAACAGGCTACCTGAAAACAGAACCATACTGTTTTATGCACTCACTTGCATTTCCGATGAACTGAAGGAATTAGGGTCAAGCGTTTTTGAGCCTGATAGACAGACTTATCAAAAATTGCAAAAACACTCCGTCTGCCAACCATCAATAAATGTAAACATGACAAACCACAATATGTCGGAAGGTGTGCGAAAAAGCTGGGAAGACCCTTCCGTAAGGGAACGACGGCAGCAACGCCATGGAGTCAGCGTACTCAGGAATGGCACCCCTATTGGCGAGTTTAGCTCGCTATACCAAGCCTTCAAGGATCTCGGCTTGCCTGTTGAAAAGCATATCCCGTTCCGGAACAAGCTAAAGTTGGCCGGATCTTTGGCATATAATGATGGAAAGGACATCTACGCATTCAGTCTCATCCCGCCTTTCAAGCCAGCCTGA